Proteins encoded by one window of Pseudonocardia sp. HH130629-09:
- a CDS encoding allophanate hydrolase-related protein yields MSDSVRMFVNGQAMSGGPLHDALAGAHFLGPVRTAPDYRFFSFDDVFPGIAPVPDGGWSIPGEVYEISYTQLRRDLLPREPAELELSVIELEDGTGSLSMVCRTLPGATDAVEITAAGGWREHLGAVSTAR; encoded by the coding sequence ATGTCCGACAGCGTCCGCATGTTCGTCAACGGCCAGGCCATGAGTGGTGGCCCGCTGCACGACGCCCTCGCCGGCGCCCACTTCCTGGGCCCCGTCCGCACCGCCCCCGACTACCGCTTCTTCTCCTTCGACGACGTGTTCCCCGGTATCGCGCCCGTCCCCGACGGTGGCTGGTCGATCCCCGGCGAGGTCTACGAGATCTCCTACACCCAGCTCCGCCGAGACCTGCTACCCCGCGAACCGGCCGAGCTGGAGCTGTCCGTGATCGAGCTGGAGGACGGGACCGGCTCCCTGAGCATGGTCTGCCGCACCCTGCCCGGCGCCACCGACGCCGTCGAGATCACCGCGGCCGGTGGGTGGCGGGAGCACCTCGGCGCCGTGTCCACCGCGCGCTGA
- the allB gene encoding allantoinase AllB: protein MSVTHDLVVTGGTVVHHDGRHRHDVAVRDGRIVAVGTDLDTTGATVVDARGLLVLPGLIDMHVHLREPGMTEKEDFASGTSAAAAGGVTTVVDMPNTFPPVATAQRYRDKLDLVRGKAYVDFGLYGMIDHDNAGEIAGMAELGAMGLKLFMGQTTGDNRCPDDAAIFRGLEAAAADLVVGVHAENDHLLRLFGERLRESGRTDPRAHLESRPAFIEVEAITSIVTMATEARTKLHIHHLSTRAGLQRIVDLRAEGHRVTVESLVSHLVLDDGAYDTHGNLVKLNPPIRPAADVEALWAGITRGDIDIIATDHAPHTAAEQAETDVWKAYGGFIGVETMLPLLLTATTRGALDVEDIVRLCAYTPAQRWSIPHKGQIAPGFDADLVLVDPTEEKPLDSASLHSRHPVTPYDGWVLTGSVVATYLRGGLVHDRGEVVGPPSGRQVVPRRGSGLRPVDAPVPALGTMLTVPTRELV, encoded by the coding sequence ATGTCTGTGACCCACGACCTGGTCGTCACCGGTGGGACCGTCGTCCACCACGACGGCCGCCACCGCCACGACGTCGCCGTGCGCGACGGCCGCATCGTCGCCGTCGGCACCGACCTCGACACCACCGGCGCCACCGTCGTCGATGCCCGCGGCCTGCTCGTGCTGCCCGGCCTGATCGACATGCACGTGCACCTGCGCGAGCCGGGTATGACGGAGAAGGAGGACTTCGCCAGCGGCACCAGTGCCGCCGCCGCCGGGGGCGTCACCACCGTGGTCGACATGCCCAACACCTTCCCGCCCGTCGCGACCGCCCAGCGCTACCGCGACAAGCTCGACCTGGTGCGCGGCAAGGCCTACGTCGACTTCGGGCTGTACGGCATGATCGACCACGACAACGCGGGTGAGATCGCCGGTATGGCCGAGCTCGGCGCCATGGGGCTCAAGCTGTTCATGGGACAGACGACCGGCGACAACCGCTGCCCGGACGACGCCGCCATCTTCCGCGGGCTCGAGGCCGCCGCCGCCGACCTGGTCGTCGGTGTGCACGCCGAGAACGACCACCTCCTACGGCTGTTCGGCGAGCGGCTCCGCGAGTCCGGCCGCACCGACCCCCGCGCCCACCTGGAGTCCCGGCCTGCGTTCATCGAGGTCGAGGCGATCACCAGCATCGTCACCATGGCCACCGAGGCCCGCACCAAGCTGCACATCCACCACCTCTCGACCCGCGCCGGCCTGCAACGGATCGTCGACCTGCGCGCCGAGGGCCACCGCGTCACCGTCGAGAGCCTCGTCTCGCACCTGGTACTCGACGACGGCGCCTACGACACCCACGGCAACCTGGTGAAGCTCAACCCCCCGATCCGGCCCGCCGCCGACGTCGAGGCGCTCTGGGCCGGCATCACCCGCGGCGACATCGACATCATCGCCACCGACCACGCCCCGCACACCGCAGCCGAGCAGGCCGAGACCGACGTGTGGAAGGCCTACGGGGGCTTCATCGGTGTCGAGACGATGCTCCCGCTGCTGCTCACCGCCACCACGCGGGGAGCTCTCGACGTCGAGGACATCGTGCGTCTGTGCGCGTACACTCCGGCCCAGCGCTGGTCGATCCCGCACAAGGGGCAGATCGCCCCCGGCTTCGACGCCGACCTCGTCCTCGTCGACCCGACCGAGGAGAAGCCCCTCGACAGCGCGAGCCTGCACTCCCGGCATCCCGTGACCCCCTACGACGGGTGGGTCCTCACCGGCTCCGTCGTCGCCACCTACCTGCGTGGCGGACTCGTCCACGACCGGGGAGAGGTCGTCGGCCCGCCGAGCGGACGCCAGGTCGTGCCCCGCCGGGGGTCCGGCCTGCGGCCGGTGGACGCCCCGGTCCCCGCCCTGGGCACAATGCTCACCGTGCCGACCCGGGAGCTGGTGTGA
- the istA gene encoding IS21 family transposase, whose translation MLSVEDWAEIRRLHRAEGVPIKEIARRLGVARNTVRSALRAPGPPKRERGPRGSLADAVEPQVRALLAQFPRMPATVIAERIGWEHSLTVLKDRIRQIRPEYVGIDPVDRVAYAPGEITQCDLWFPETTIPVGPGQERVLPVLVMTLGYSRFLSATMIPSRQAGDILSGMWQLISDVGRVTRTLVWDRESAIGGTGRVSAPAAAFAGTLATRIRLAPPRDPEFKGLVERNNGYFETSFLPGRRFASPADFNHQIDDWLARANTRTVRAIGGRPVDVLAHDYAAMTPLPPLDPPIGLAQRIRLARDYYVRVDANDYSVDPQMIGRFVDVAASPREVVVYCAGQVVARHDRSWARHAVITDPAHQHTAAAMRRALAHDRNTRQAAARRHLDGHPVTLRALPDYDALFGVDFVSTAEEASSS comes from the coding sequence GTGTTGTCGGTGGAGGACTGGGCCGAGATCCGTCGTCTGCATCGGGCCGAGGGTGTCCCGATCAAGGAGATCGCCCGCCGGCTGGGGGTGGCCCGCAACACGGTGCGCTCCGCGTTGCGGGCGCCGGGCCCGCCGAAGCGGGAACGGGGCCCGCGGGGATCGCTGGCGGATGCGGTCGAGCCGCAGGTGCGGGCATTGCTGGCGCAGTTCCCACGCATGCCGGCCACGGTGATCGCAGAGCGGATCGGGTGGGAGCACTCGCTGACCGTGCTCAAGGACCGGATCCGCCAGATCCGCCCCGAGTATGTCGGGATCGACCCGGTCGACCGGGTCGCCTACGCACCGGGCGAGATCACCCAGTGCGACCTGTGGTTCCCCGAGACCACGATCCCCGTCGGCCCAGGCCAGGAACGGGTCCTACCGGTGCTGGTGATGACGCTGGGCTACTCGCGGTTCTTGTCCGCGACGATGATCCCCTCGCGCCAGGCCGGGGACATCCTGTCCGGGATGTGGCAGCTGATCAGCGACGTCGGGCGGGTGACCCGCACGCTGGTCTGGGACCGGGAGTCTGCGATCGGCGGGACCGGGCGGGTCTCGGCACCGGCCGCTGCGTTCGCCGGCACTCTGGCCACCCGGATCCGGCTTGCCCCACCGCGGGATCCGGAGTTCAAGGGGCTGGTCGAACGCAACAACGGCTACTTCGAGACCTCGTTCCTGCCCGGACGTCGCTTCGCCTCCCCAGCCGACTTCAACCACCAGATCGACGACTGGCTGGCCCGGGCCAACACCCGCACCGTCCGAGCGATCGGCGGCCGCCCGGTGGACGTGCTCGCCCACGACTACGCGGCGATGACTCCGCTGCCGCCGCTGGACCCGCCGATCGGGCTGGCCCAGCGGATCCGGCTGGCACGGGACTACTACGTCCGCGTCGATGCCAACGACTACTCCGTGGATCCGCAGATGATCGGCCGGTTCGTCGATGTCGCCGCCTCACCGCGCGAGGTCGTCGTCTACTGCGCCGGCCAGGTCGTCGCCCGTCACGACCGCAGCTGGGCCCGCCACGCGGTGATCACCGACCCGGCGCACCAGCACACCGCCGCGGCGATGCGCCGCGCCCTGGCCCACGACCGCAACACCCGACAGGCCGCAGCACGCCGTCACCTCGACGGCCACCCGGTGACCCTGCGCGCACTGCCCGACTACGACGCCCTGTTCGGTGTCGACTTCGTCTCCACTGCCGAGGAAGCGAGCAGCTCATGA
- a CDS encoding GntR family transcriptional regulator — MHRNSSAPSARERVYLYLRQQITTGEYGPGIRLVEEQIAEELGVSRTPIREALQRLTSEGLVERVRRGQLVVVRIDDTARAELHELRIAFDQVAASLLTQKVDTVDWESLHALLDPLGHAAREYGIGSPQYAIAHLDLHVAINRAAFSPVTSAFLERQAFLHPTDDYVQQSGHEPVAQHRDLLDDLASGDLDRAQTAMRVHALRGHGNTTLS, encoded by the coding sequence GTGCACCGGAACAGCAGCGCTCCGAGCGCCCGCGAGCGCGTGTACCTCTACCTGCGCCAGCAGATCACCACGGGCGAGTACGGGCCCGGCATCCGCCTCGTCGAGGAGCAGATCGCCGAGGAGCTCGGCGTGAGTCGGACCCCCATCCGCGAAGCACTGCAGCGCCTCACCAGCGAGGGCCTCGTCGAACGGGTCCGTCGGGGCCAGCTCGTCGTCGTCCGGATCGACGACACCGCCCGCGCCGAGCTGCACGAGCTGCGCATCGCCTTCGACCAGGTCGCTGCGAGCCTGCTCACGCAGAAGGTCGACACCGTCGACTGGGAGAGCCTGCACGCGCTGCTCGACCCTCTCGGCCACGCCGCCCGCGAGTACGGCATCGGCAGCCCGCAGTACGCCATCGCCCACCTGGACCTGCACGTCGCGATCAACCGGGCCGCATTCTCCCCGGTCACCTCGGCCTTCCTCGAACGACAGGCCTTCCTCCACCCGACCGACGACTACGTGCAGCAGAGCGGCCACGAACCGGTCGCCCAGCACCGCGACCTGCTCGACGACCTCGCCAGTGGTGACCTCGACAGGGCGCAGACCGCGATGCGCGTCCACGCACTGCGCGGCCACGGCAACACCACGCTCTCCTGA
- a CDS encoding ABC transporter substrate-binding protein, giving the protein MSSQLGRRAFLRHGLTVGGLALAAPAVLTACVSGGDGDGSRYGIASQRLAWVKNTQFAGSYLADRNGYYVQEGFSGADLVSGGPTAPPIESDVLSRTFTGVSQVPIVGSAVAKGAPLKIIGAVYARNANCIMSMGASPIETPQDLHGRTIGCSSSSEPVWRNFVAALGLDASRITTVPVQGDPIGMTTGEIDGYVGFVNNQVVDLRGKGFDIHAMLLADVGFPLVGQTYITTQDVIDNDREKVKAFLRAEIRGWKDVLADPQYATDLTVNDYGRTLGLDPRTTLEACIAGNELIRTGEPGQRVIDISDATVEANVRAIAAGGLDLSPDTLFDLGPIREVHREDPALALA; this is encoded by the coding sequence ATGTCCTCCCAGCTCGGCCGCCGTGCATTCCTCCGTCACGGTCTCACCGTCGGAGGACTGGCCCTCGCCGCTCCCGCCGTCCTCACCGCCTGTGTCTCCGGTGGCGACGGCGACGGCTCCCGCTACGGAATCGCCTCGCAGCGCCTCGCCTGGGTCAAGAACACCCAGTTCGCCGGCAGCTATCTCGCCGACCGCAACGGCTACTACGTGCAGGAAGGCTTCTCCGGCGCCGATCTGGTGTCCGGTGGCCCAACCGCGCCGCCCATCGAGTCGGACGTGCTGAGCCGCACCTTCACCGGGGTGTCCCAGGTCCCCATCGTCGGGTCCGCGGTTGCCAAGGGTGCCCCGCTGAAGATCATCGGCGCGGTCTACGCCCGGAACGCGAACTGCATCATGTCGATGGGAGCCAGCCCGATCGAGACCCCGCAGGACCTCCACGGAAGGACCATCGGCTGCTCCTCGTCGAGCGAACCGGTCTGGCGCAACTTCGTCGCCGCGCTCGGTCTCGACGCCTCACGCATCACCACCGTCCCCGTGCAGGGCGATCCCATCGGGATGACGACCGGGGAGATCGACGGCTACGTCGGGTTCGTCAACAACCAGGTCGTCGACCTGCGGGGCAAGGGTTTCGACATCCACGCGATGCTGCTCGCCGACGTGGGGTTCCCGCTCGTCGGCCAGACCTACATCACCACCCAGGACGTAATCGACAACGACCGGGAGAAGGTCAAGGCCTTCCTGCGCGCCGAGATCCGCGGCTGGAAGGACGTCCTCGCCGACCCTCAGTACGCCACCGACCTGACCGTGAACGACTACGGCCGGACCCTCGGCCTGGACCCGAGGACCACCCTCGAGGCCTGCATCGCCGGCAACGAGCTCATCCGCACCGGCGAGCCCGGCCAGCGCGTCATCGACATCTCCGACGCCACCGTCGAGGCGAACGTGCGGGCCATCGCCGCGGGCGGGCTCGATCTGAGCCCCGACACCCTGTTCGACCTCGGTCCGATCCGCGAGGTCCACCGGGAGGACCCCGCTCTCGCCCTCGCCTGA